A genomic segment from Pseudobdellovibrionaceae bacterium encodes:
- a CDS encoding DUF2384 domain-containing protein yields the protein MGRLKLSNKKMKMGSKGDRFAKNRWSKVHKELIPKVRAFAEGMYGDIGLQEAWQEFHLWQDPSEFDFDHQEAMIFVPWFLFHWIPELEKTKLKHPLMVPLAEDILMHFSDEISDDEYTYLSACCEAPLSFYQINQVDPGIGLKLKDLLRDKEFYVLEYSAAQTVKPGMILFAQVIEVEGHCFLEGICPYPFDASESVEVVFLKHYIQKQFRKITAETLFEYDMEIRDLYWRLLSRLLAPVGKRLGNTDGHLMVPHILTYWIRRPLETFNGLKSLAHGLSEEELLADAEIDDDGEIHSANLPWYKKPTKKNPDLMKILLARIQIENNQMVVELNSRERVRAFKRQLKKLLPDDSYRLIDTRIETVEEHFDRRDLQESSEPESDVDTNVDLANDPEIKETMRKHFEAHYMKWITDKIPALNNARPIDLVRTKKGRELVESMISSFEFRLMQRPIPNCSPEIFKKMRERLGL from the coding sequence ATGGGACGATTGAAGCTGTCAAACAAGAAGATGAAAATGGGATCAAAAGGGGACAGGTTCGCTAAAAACCGGTGGAGTAAGGTCCATAAGGAGCTTATCCCCAAAGTTCGTGCCTTTGCCGAGGGAATGTACGGTGATATTGGTCTTCAGGAGGCTTGGCAGGAGTTTCATTTATGGCAAGATCCCAGCGAATTTGATTTTGATCACCAGGAAGCCATGATTTTTGTGCCATGGTTTTTGTTTCACTGGATTCCTGAACTGGAGAAAACAAAACTCAAACACCCGTTGATGGTGCCCTTAGCTGAAGACATTCTGATGCACTTTAGCGATGAGATCTCGGACGATGAGTACACCTACTTGTCTGCCTGCTGCGAGGCTCCCCTAAGTTTTTACCAAATTAACCAGGTCGACCCTGGAATTGGCCTTAAGTTAAAAGACCTACTTAGAGACAAGGAGTTTTACGTCCTTGAATATTCAGCGGCACAGACCGTCAAGCCAGGCATGATTCTCTTTGCCCAAGTGATTGAGGTTGAGGGGCACTGCTTTTTAGAGGGCATTTGCCCTTATCCTTTCGATGCAAGCGAATCCGTAGAGGTGGTTTTTCTGAAGCACTACATTCAAAAGCAATTCAGAAAAATCACCGCTGAGACCTTGTTTGAGTACGACATGGAGATCAGAGATCTTTACTGGCGACTTCTTTCAAGGCTTCTAGCGCCAGTTGGAAAGCGGCTCGGCAATACCGATGGCCATTTAATGGTGCCCCACATTCTCACCTATTGGATCAGAAGACCTCTGGAAACCTTTAATGGACTCAAGAGCCTTGCCCACGGACTTTCGGAAGAAGAGCTCTTGGCTGATGCCGAGATCGACGATGATGGCGAAATCCATTCCGCCAACCTGCCTTGGTACAAAAAACCAACTAAAAAGAACCCTGATTTGATGAAGATACTTTTGGCTCGAATCCAGATTGAGAACAACCAAATGGTGGTGGAACTCAATTCACGTGAGCGTGTCCGCGCCTTTAAGCGCCAACTTAAAAAGCTCCTCCCCGATGACAGTTATCGCCTGATAGATACTAGGATTGAAACTGTCGAAGAGCATTTTGATCGGAGAGATCTCCAAGAGTCTTCTGAGCCGGAAAGTGATGTGGATACGAACGTTGATTTAGCAAATGATCCGGAAATCAAAGAGACAATGCGCAAGCACTTCGAAGCCCATTACATGAAGTGGATCACCGATAAAATACCCGCCCTCAACAACGCTCGTCCCATCGATCTGGTACGCACAAAAAAAGGCCGAGAGTTGGTCGAATCTATGATCAGCTCATTTGAGTTCAGACTGATGCAAAGGCCCATCCCAAATTGCAGCCCGGAGATATTCAAAAAAATGCGCGAGCGACTGGGGCTTTAA
- a CDS encoding GDP-mannose 4,6-dehydratase — protein sequence MSTNDGKKRWLVTGAAGFVGSHLVQALVEQGHQVVGLDNLSSGKWENLEGFLKDIPNGTRKNFVFMCEDIRDSRMVEKAVRGADVILHHAAMASVPQSIENPLEAHEINATGFLNILEAARANNVKRVVYASSSAVYGDNQEPVKSEKDVGNLLSPYAVTKLGNELYADQFHQHYGMETIGFRYFNIFGLRQDPAGAYAAVIPKWVEAIKGGQPLIVNGDGSTTRDFVHVSDVVSINIKAGLISANEGQKAFGQAFNICGGQEISLKNLIQTLSDLWLELKPGVVSPGVEHREFRPGDIHRSCGNAQKARDLLGYKPTMTLKNGLRELLLGEGILMP from the coding sequence ATGAGTACAAATGACGGAAAAAAGCGCTGGTTGGTGACGGGGGCCGCAGGGTTTGTGGGCTCTCATTTGGTTCAAGCTTTGGTTGAGCAGGGGCACCAGGTGGTGGGACTGGACAATTTGTCCTCTGGAAAGTGGGAAAACCTGGAAGGGTTCTTAAAGGACATTCCCAATGGAACCCGCAAGAATTTTGTCTTTATGTGTGAGGATATTCGCGACTCTCGAATGGTTGAAAAAGCCGTTCGGGGTGCCGATGTGATTCTTCATCACGCGGCCATGGCTTCAGTTCCTCAGAGCATTGAAAACCCCCTTGAGGCCCACGAGATCAACGCCACCGGGTTTCTGAACATCCTGGAGGCCGCTCGCGCTAATAATGTGAAGCGAGTGGTTTATGCTTCGAGCAGTGCTGTCTACGGTGATAACCAGGAGCCGGTGAAGTCAGAAAAAGATGTGGGAAATCTCTTGTCTCCCTATGCAGTCACCAAGCTTGGTAACGAGCTTTACGCCGATCAGTTCCATCAGCACTACGGGATGGAGACTATAGGCTTTCGTTATTTTAATATCTTTGGCTTGCGCCAGGATCCGGCCGGAGCCTATGCGGCTGTGATTCCCAAGTGGGTGGAGGCGATCAAAGGTGGACAACCTTTGATCGTGAATGGAGACGGCAGCACCACCCGTGACTTTGTCCATGTCAGTGATGTGGTGTCTATCAACATTAAGGCGGGATTGATCTCGGCCAACGAAGGACAAAAGGCCTTTGGCCAGGCCTTTAACATTTGCGGTGGTCAGGAAATCAGCCTTAAAAATCTCATCCAGACCCTGAGTGACCTTTGGTTGGAGCTAAAACCAGGTGTGGTTAGCCCCGGGGTTGAGCACCGGGAATTCAGACCCGGGGATATTCACCGCTCTTGTGGTAATGCCCAAAAAGCCCGGGATCTATTGGGCTACAAACCCACAATGACTCTTAAAAATGGGCTGCGCGAGCTTTTGTTAGGAGAAGGCATTCTCATGCCCTGA
- a CDS encoding Na-K-Cl cotransporter: MANTDTSISIQEAERLLTEATETTHKKYGTFDGVFTPTLLTILGVIMYLRLGWVVGNAGLFGAWLIIIGACVITICTGLCLSSIATNIKLGAGGAFSMISQSLGLEVGGSIGITLYLSQAFAVTMYIFGFRDGWLWIFPDHPAILVDVVSFLLIFLIGSKSAGLAFRVQYIIMAVILASLLSILGSALEGSMIQNPELWGTYPGTKESGFAGTNYWVVFAVFFPAATGVMAGANMSGDLKDPRVSIPKGTMAAIAITTVIYLLLAYWLARSATRDELLNNYTIMIDRSKWGFLVLAGLLGATFSSALSSLVGAPRILQALGEHSITPYSPFLSKRTKKGEPYNAMLVTGVIVVLTLLFRNLNAIAPLITMFFLITYLMVNVVVLIEQSLALPSFRPTTKIPRVVPIIGSIGCLLAMIVINAVMTTVAVVIVLAIYVALSKAKLKSPYGDVRSGLFGAIAEWGAQRVTESHAESDRTWKPSFLIPVEDARTIRGEFHLIKSILLPKGSAKLIGLQQSVRNNPNLKEQLRTLTQKFKDEGIFTTYSTVQIDSFGRGLGSICQSLNAAFFKPNTLFLTVPEDRTLEHEYLVAIKETHEAGMSVLLFADDPKANLGLQQTINVWVPNQDPDWELTMKPAEINAALLLTVIISKAWNAKVNLIACTEGLDHKPKAMDYLENVRTLARVNCNIHVFDEPIESVLGKAPQSDLDIMAMPQNFSFEYAKKIVEVTQSASLFVWDSGHENAFS; encoded by the coding sequence ATGGCAAACACGGACACGAGTATTTCCATCCAGGAAGCCGAGAGGCTACTGACGGAAGCCACAGAGACCACGCACAAAAAGTATGGCACCTTTGACGGGGTTTTCACGCCAACTCTTTTAACCATTCTTGGCGTCATCATGTACCTGCGCCTGGGATGGGTGGTTGGTAACGCCGGTCTTTTTGGTGCTTGGCTGATCATCATCGGTGCCTGTGTGATCACCATCTGCACGGGTCTTTGCCTGTCCTCCATCGCCACAAATATTAAATTAGGAGCTGGTGGCGCCTTTTCCATGATCTCACAAAGTCTGGGTCTGGAAGTCGGTGGCAGTATCGGTATCACACTTTATTTGTCTCAGGCCTTCGCCGTGACCATGTATATCTTTGGATTTCGCGATGGCTGGCTGTGGATCTTTCCCGATCACCCAGCCATCTTGGTGGATGTGGTCAGTTTTTTGCTGATCTTTTTGATTGGCTCTAAGAGCGCAGGCCTTGCCTTTCGCGTGCAGTACATCATCATGGCCGTCATCCTTGCTTCTTTGCTGTCGATTCTTGGCTCTGCCCTTGAAGGGTCGATGATCCAAAACCCTGAACTGTGGGGAACCTATCCGGGGACCAAAGAAAGTGGTTTTGCCGGCACCAATTACTGGGTGGTATTTGCTGTGTTCTTCCCTGCTGCCACTGGTGTCATGGCTGGCGCCAATATGTCAGGCGACCTCAAAGACCCACGAGTTTCCATTCCCAAGGGAACTATGGCCGCCATTGCCATCACCACTGTCATTTATCTACTTTTGGCCTACTGGCTTGCCCGTTCGGCCACAAGGGACGAACTCCTTAATAACTACACCATTATGATCGACAGGTCGAAGTGGGGGTTTTTGGTTTTGGCTGGCCTGTTGGGAGCGACGTTTTCCTCGGCCCTCTCGTCCCTGGTGGGTGCCCCGAGAATTCTTCAGGCACTCGGTGAGCACAGTATCACTCCTTATAGTCCCTTTTTGTCGAAACGTACGAAAAAGGGCGAGCCCTACAATGCGATGCTCGTAACGGGGGTCATCGTGGTTCTCACTCTGCTCTTTCGCAACCTGAATGCGATTGCTCCCCTGATCACCATGTTCTTTCTCATCACCTACCTGATGGTCAACGTGGTGGTCCTCATTGAACAAAGTCTCGCACTTCCGAGCTTTCGTCCGACCACGAAGATCCCGCGAGTGGTTCCCATTATTGGCTCCATCGGCTGTCTTCTGGCGATGATTGTGATCAATGCAGTAATGACCACCGTTGCCGTGGTGATTGTCCTGGCAATTTACGTAGCCTTGTCCAAAGCCAAACTGAAGTCTCCATATGGAGACGTGCGAAGTGGTCTGTTTGGCGCCATCGCCGAATGGGGAGCCCAAAGGGTGACGGAGTCTCACGCAGAGAGTGACCGCACCTGGAAGCCAAGTTTTTTGATCCCAGTTGAAGATGCCCGCACCATCCGTGGTGAATTTCACTTGATCAAATCCATTCTACTACCTAAGGGCAGCGCAAAATTGATTGGACTTCAACAATCGGTGCGCAATAACCCAAATCTCAAAGAGCAGTTAAGGACTTTGACCCAAAAATTTAAGGACGAAGGGATATTTACCACCTACTCTACCGTGCAGATCGATTCATTTGGCCGGGGCTTGGGCTCCATTTGCCAATCCTTAAATGCGGCCTTCTTTAAACCCAACACTTTGTTTTTGACCGTCCCGGAAGACCGCACCCTTGAGCATGAATATTTGGTGGCCATAAAAGAAACCCACGAAGCCGGAATGTCGGTGCTCCTGTTTGCCGACGACCCTAAGGCCAACCTCGGGCTTCAGCAGACCATCAATGTTTGGGTCCCCAACCAAGACCCCGACTGGGAACTGACAATGAAGCCGGCGGAAATCAATGCGGCTCTACTTTTGACCGTCATCATCAGTAAAGCATGGAACGCCAAGGTCAATCTTATTGCTTGCACGGAAGGCCTTGATCACAAGCCCAAGGCCATGGACTACTTGGAGAACGTGCGAACACTGGCGAGAGTGAATTGTAATATCCACGTGTTTGACGAACCCATTGAGAGTGTCCTAGGTAAGGCCCCGCAGTCGGATCTCGACATCATGGCTATGCCTCAGAATTTTAGTTTTGAATATGCCAAGAAGATCGTTGAGGTCACCCAGTCGGCTTCGCTGTTTGTCTGGGATTCAGGGCATGAGAATGCCTTCTCCTAA
- a CDS encoding lysophospholipid acyltransferase family protein, translating to MLLPRLVYWLCDFVMFRLLGWTVEGSPPDVPKYIAIGAPHTSNWDFLLGMAAYKRIGMKYRWYGKHTIFRWPFGSLLRAMGGFPIERSQSHDVVAVAIEKFQREDAFILAIAPEGTRSKVDRWKTGFYHIAIGAGVPICPFALDFSTKRLVCGELYYPTGDKEADIKSLQDFYRQFKGRHPEKGFPLPD from the coding sequence ATGCTTCTGCCTCGATTGGTTTATTGGTTATGTGATTTTGTTATGTTTCGTCTTCTGGGCTGGACGGTGGAAGGAAGTCCACCTGATGTTCCCAAATATATCGCCATTGGAGCTCCTCATACATCCAACTGGGACTTCCTATTGGGCATGGCGGCTTACAAGCGTATTGGTATGAAGTACCGATGGTACGGTAAGCACACCATTTTCAGGTGGCCCTTTGGCAGTTTATTGAGGGCAATGGGAGGGTTTCCCATCGAGAGATCTCAAAGTCACGATGTGGTCGCCGTCGCCATTGAAAAGTTCCAGAGAGAAGACGCGTTTATCCTGGCGATAGCCCCGGAAGGGACCAGAAGCAAAGTCGATCGCTGGAAAACTGGCTTTTATCATATTGCCATCGGAGCGGGGGTGCCGATTTGTCCCTTCGCCTTGGATTTTTCAACCAAGAGGCTAGTATGTGGTGAACTCTATTATCCAACTGGAGACAAAGAGGCCGACATCAAAAGCTTGCAGGACTTCTATCGCCAATTCAAAGGGCGCCATCCGGAAAAAGGATTCCCTCTGCCTGACTAG
- a CDS encoding XRE family transcriptional regulator, with product MKTNRKRKSPGTSNQPGHITKGAVFSDLGFSPSESAALKVKADLYFAIRRIIHSKGYKPRQLEKMLNQPQPRISELMNGKINQVSVEKLLGYLESLGEVVTLEVSTRPQAS from the coding sequence ATGAAGACAAATAGAAAACGGAAATCACCTGGTACCTCAAATCAACCTGGTCACATAACCAAGGGGGCCGTCTTTTCTGACCTGGGATTTTCCCCATCCGAATCGGCGGCCCTAAAAGTAAAGGCTGACTTGTACTTCGCAATTCGTAGAATCATTCACAGCAAAGGATACAAACCTCGACAGCTGGAGAAGATGTTGAATCAGCCCCAACCAAGAATCAGTGAACTGATGAACGGCAAAATCAATCAAGTCAGCGTCGAGAAACTATTGGGATACCTGGAAAGCCTGGGCGAGGTCGTCACTCTAGAGGTCTCCACCCGACCCCAGGCGAGCTGA
- a CDS encoding type II toxin-antitoxin system RelE/ParE family toxin produces MQGKSIEYYITEAGQAPFLDWFDKLPHQEQYIVRKYLLRIADGGSKKSLKSLKGGVFEIRIFHGSGLRVYFAEDGEKIILLLLGGNKRSQKSDIGKARKYWSEYAKTK; encoded by the coding sequence ATGCAAGGTAAGTCCATTGAGTATTACATCACTGAAGCGGGCCAGGCGCCGTTTCTTGATTGGTTCGATAAGCTTCCTCACCAAGAGCAGTACATCGTTCGCAAGTACCTTCTGCGCATAGCCGATGGCGGAAGCAAAAAGAGCCTTAAGTCGTTAAAGGGCGGCGTTTTTGAAATCAGAATTTTTCACGGATCGGGCCTAAGAGTGTACTTTGCCGAAGATGGAGAAAAAATCATCCTGCTACTTTTAGGTGGCAATAAACGATCACAAAAAAGTGATATCGGAAAAGCGAGAAAATATTGGAGCGAATATGCCAAGACGAAGTGA
- a CDS encoding helix-turn-helix transcriptional regulator → MNTEIDAEEFFERLVGPLTFATFMVAARTSMDLTQAQMGKLFGVSKTMVCDIEKGRQSVSPKLAYKIARKAQLSEQLAVMLCLQDQLNRAKIKMTVSVEKAS, encoded by the coding sequence ATGAATACTGAGATTGATGCAGAGGAGTTTTTTGAAAGACTCGTGGGCCCGCTTACCTTTGCAACCTTTATGGTGGCGGCACGAACCTCGATGGATCTCACCCAGGCGCAAATGGGAAAGCTCTTTGGGGTTTCGAAAACCATGGTCTGTGACATTGAAAAAGGACGGCAGTCTGTAAGCCCCAAACTTGCCTACAAAATCGCCCGCAAAGCTCAATTGTCAGAACAATTGGCCGTCATGCTTTGCCTGCAGGATCAACTCAACCGAGCCAAAATCAAAATGACCGTGTCCGTAGAAAAAGCATCCTGA
- a CDS encoding helix-turn-helix transcriptional regulator, translating into MPRRSESFDQYIAEKMQDTDYARGMLLNSIKEFDESVEEALKYTIRNMGIKEFAERADIPFQNVSDFVRGKRKLKIETLDKYLSVFELKSKIVVVANQTDVA; encoded by the coding sequence ATGCCAAGACGAAGTGAATCATTCGATCAGTATATTGCCGAAAAGATGCAAGACACGGACTACGCCCGAGGGATGCTTTTGAACTCGATTAAAGAGTTTGACGAAAGCGTCGAAGAGGCTCTGAAATATACGATCCGCAACATGGGAATAAAGGAATTTGCAGAGAGAGCTGACATTCCTTTTCAGAATGTCTCTGATTTTGTCAGAGGCAAAAGAAAACTCAAAATTGAAACCTTGGACAAATACCTTTCTGTGTTTGAGCTCAAATCCAAAATCGTTGTGGTGGCAAACCAAACCGACGTTGCCTAG
- a CDS encoding nucleotidyltransferase domain-containing protein has product MFRLLFSPIQARLYLREIERQSGLAVRSVQQELAYLKKLGLVTSSRDGNRVYYEANRDNPIYPEIRSLVVKTTGLVPLLKETLQKGGFEINCVFVFGSYATGNLKPESDIDLMIIGDVGLRALTKHLSKITNLIGREVNPQVVSPVEWRRGMKSKGHFIQSVAAGEKTFIVGDEDVLKRLAE; this is encoded by the coding sequence GTGTTTCGACTTCTATTCTCTCCGATTCAAGCGAGACTCTATTTAAGAGAGATCGAGAGGCAGTCGGGCCTCGCTGTTCGCAGTGTACAACAGGAGTTGGCCTATCTTAAGAAGCTTGGCTTGGTCACCTCAAGCAGAGATGGAAATCGTGTCTACTATGAGGCCAACAGGGATAATCCCATCTATCCAGAAATCCGCAGTCTCGTCGTCAAGACGACGGGCTTGGTTCCGCTACTAAAGGAAACTCTCCAGAAAGGAGGTTTCGAGATCAACTGCGTCTTTGTTTTTGGCTCTTATGCGACGGGGAACCTTAAACCTGAAAGCGATATTGATTTGATGATCATTGGAGACGTGGGGCTCAGGGCCCTGACGAAGCACCTGTCCAAGATAACAAATCTCATCGGGCGAGAGGTCAATCCTCAGGTAGTTTCACCAGTCGAATGGCGCAGAGGAATGAAATCAAAAGGACACTTCATCCAATCGGTCGCAGCCGGAGAAAAGACCTTTATTGTCGGAGACGAGGATGTCCTTAAACGATTGGCAGAATAA
- a CDS encoding PilZ domain-containing protein has protein sequence MAKDDKPERTIKVTFNFENLGVSKDEAVRPSDQSKTNPQITGPQGILLDEGLVIDFSKLRDFDHEKRIHKRVQYWGPIILHCKDKPVSAKAVAKDINLGGIGLATTTDQIEVGTELVAEFKGSGSLKPFSVDCVVVRLIDQDGNTTLGLQVTKLGRLAESTIKAYIDNYDEKDEHN, from the coding sequence ATGGCAAAAGACGACAAGCCCGAGCGCACAATCAAAGTGACCTTTAACTTTGAAAACCTGGGTGTCAGTAAGGACGAAGCCGTAAGGCCATCGGACCAATCAAAGACCAACCCGCAAATCACAGGTCCCCAGGGCATTTTGTTGGACGAGGGTCTGGTGATTGATTTCTCCAAGCTTCGCGATTTTGACCACGAAAAGCGTATTCACAAAAGGGTCCAGTACTGGGGGCCAATCATTCTTCACTGCAAGGACAAGCCAGTGTCTGCCAAAGCGGTGGCCAAAGATATCAACCTTGGTGGGATCGGTCTTGCCACCACCACCGATCAAATCGAGGTGGGTACTGAACTCGTCGCTGAATTTAAGGGGAGCGGAAGCCTAAAGCCATTCTCCGTTGATTGTGTCGTGGTCAGGCTCATTGACCAAGATGGCAACACCACCTTGGGCCTTCAGGTCACCAAACTCGGTCGCCTGGCCGAGTCCACGATCAAAGCCTACATCGACAATTACGACGAAAAAGACGAGCACAACTGA
- a CDS encoding type II toxin-antitoxin system RelE/ParE family toxin — MKVIFWEGDSKEVLSSFPEAVRRDFGFDLYALQLGERPSDWRPMKSIGKGVYELRQQDSRSWYRVIYLTAVADRIHVLHCFEKRSAKTAKRDLDLARRRLKTVSARMRNSNEDK; from the coding sequence TTGAAGGTCATCTTCTGGGAAGGAGACTCAAAAGAGGTTCTATCGTCATTTCCAGAGGCGGTAAGGCGAGACTTCGGGTTTGACCTCTACGCCCTTCAACTTGGAGAAAGGCCATCTGATTGGCGGCCGATGAAATCCATTGGCAAAGGGGTCTATGAGTTGCGCCAGCAGGATAGTAGGTCTTGGTACCGAGTCATTTACCTAACTGCTGTCGCTGATAGAATCCATGTGCTTCACTGTTTTGAAAAGAGATCCGCCAAGACCGCAAAGCGGGATCTTGACCTTGCAAGACGACGCCTCAAAACCGTAAGTGCCAGAATGAGGAATTCAAATGAAGACAAATAG
- a CDS encoding type II toxin-antitoxin system RelE/ParE family toxin, whose product MLPNGKLPYLEWALTLPTASRARINSVIDRVALGGGRKNIKPVGEGVFEIKVNAGPGLRIYFAPSGKNDLLILLGGDKSSQKSDIRRAQKYWRGLMYRNKDFDEYVSQEMRDPLYRREYLISMISGDDGVEPLPLFDALKIAIGRMGVTEFAELVRMERSSVSRILSQSTIPKVETLDRFLKPFGLRVKLDVIEVA is encoded by the coding sequence ATGCTTCCAAATGGCAAACTGCCTTACCTCGAATGGGCCTTAACCCTTCCTACAGCCTCCCGGGCAAGGATCAACTCTGTTATAGATCGAGTAGCCCTAGGCGGAGGGCGTAAGAACATAAAGCCGGTGGGAGAAGGTGTGTTTGAGATTAAGGTAAATGCCGGGCCAGGCTTGAGGATCTATTTTGCCCCCAGCGGGAAAAACGATCTTCTCATTCTCCTGGGCGGAGACAAATCCTCCCAAAAGAGTGATATCCGCCGAGCACAAAAATATTGGAGAGGTTTGATGTATCGAAACAAGGACTTTGATGAATACGTCTCCCAAGAAATGAGAGACCCCCTTTATCGGCGGGAATACCTGATATCCATGATCAGCGGAGATGATGGGGTTGAACCACTGCCCCTTTTTGATGCTCTCAAGATTGCCATTGGAAGGATGGGAGTTACTGAATTTGCCGAGCTCGTGCGTATGGAAAGATCAAGTGTTTCAAGAATTCTGTCGCAATCTACAATACCTAAAGTTGAAACCCTTGATCGATTTTTGAAGCCCTTTGGTTTAAGAGTGAAGCTCGACGTAATTGAGGTGGCCTAG